The following proteins are co-located in the Megalops cyprinoides isolate fMegCyp1 chromosome 15, fMegCyp1.pri, whole genome shotgun sequence genome:
- the nsmce4a gene encoding non-structural maintenance of chromosomes element 4 homolog A, translating into MAESHRRASRGGQESSAAPQNGTRGRGRSERGGDTADEDDVGTQQGASSGVPEEDDDPARRRLIRHQYRELINVVQQNREDMLSPSNNKLTEVLEEANKLFANVRQAREAALDAQFLVLATDLGKEKASQLHADGSAFDPTGYAEHLLSLMGLNRLEEEDSDEEGESGGYLPQDAWQRLGKKVEHCFRTAPSFHFMLGSFVPEPPPPRQRVERQRKAPNKEVKRIMPTQLKKMDESHQEATEKEVERILGYLRSYHAEDPNSPISYYEFVIDPNSFSRTVENIFHVSFLIRDGLARMYLDGDKLPCLAPVDEDEVEGGGAATRHQCVISISPASWKELIRAFNIKQAMISAPSSATPVE; encoded by the exons ATGGCGGAGTCTCACCGGAGAGCGAGCCGTGGGGGTCAGGAGAGTTCGGCCGCTCCGCAGAACGGGACGCGCGGGCGCGGCAGGTCGGAGAGGGGCGGAGACACGGCTGACGAGGACGATGTGGGGACACAGCAAGGCGCATCATCGGGGGTCCCAGAGGAGGACGACGACCCGGCCCGGAGGAGACTCATTAGACACCAGTACCGTGAACTCATAAACGTCGTGCAGC AGAACCGAGAGGACATGCTGAGCCCCTCAAACAACAAACTGACTGAGGTCTTAGAAGAGGCCAACAAGTTGTTTGCTAACG TCCGGCAGGCCCGGGAGGCAGCGCTGGATGCCCAGTTCCTGGTGCTGGCCACAGACCTGGGAAAGGAGAAGGCCAGCCAGCTGCACGCAGACGGCTCGGCGTTCGACCCCACAGGCTACGCCGAGCACCTG CTGTCTCTGATGGGACTGAAccggctggaggaggaggacagcgatGAGGAGGGGGAGTCCGGGGGCTATCTGCCCCAGGACGCCTGGCAGAGACTAGGCAAAAAGGTGGAGCACTGTTTCAGAACAGCTCCCTCATTCCACTTCAT GCTGGGCTCTTTTGTACCAGAGCCTCCACCGCCACGGCAAcgtgtggagagacagaggaaggccCCTAACAAGGAAGTAAAGAGGATCATGCCCACTCAG TTAAAGAAAATGGACGAGTCGCACCAGGAAGCAAcggagaaggaggtggagaggaTTCTGGGGTACCTGCGAAGTTACCATGCTGAAGACC CTAATTCACCAATTTCCTATTACGAGTTTGTCATTGACCCCAACTCCTTCTCCCGAACGGTGGAGAATATCTTCCATGTGTCATTCCTCATCAGG GATGGCCTTGCCAGGATGTACCTGGATGGAGACAAGTTACCCTGCTTAG CTCCAGTGGATGAAGATGAAGTGGAGGGGGGCGGAGCTGCCACTCGCCATCAGTGTGTCATCTCCATCAGCCCAGCCAGCTGGAAG GAACTCATCAGGGCGTTCAATATTAAGCAAGCCATGATCAGTGCCCCCAGCTCAGCTACGCCAGTGGAGTGA